The genomic window GCGACTGGTGTTTTTCAATAATAGCCTCTTTAATTTCTTTTAACTCTGCGGTTAAATACTCGACTGTTAAGCTCGACTTTTTATGTGTTATAATCTTGTAAAGCTCGACTTCCAATGCTGTTATACGCTCTTCGACGCCCGCAAAAGATAATTTTCTTTTTAGTCCGCGGATGTCTCGGTAGTAATTTTTAATGATCGTTTCACGAAGTCTCGCCGCCACTTTGAGCGTGATTTCTGGGGTCACAAAAGGATTGCCATCTCTGTCGCCTCCGGGCCAAAAACCAATGTTAATAATATCGTTATCAATATGCTTCCCATCAAAAATATTTTGTTGAATGTAATCATAAACGGTTCCAAAAGACTTGTAAAATACATGCTCTAAATACCAAATTAGACTGACCGCTTCATCGTAGGGTGTTGGTTTGGTTTGTTTGAAAAAAGGTGTTTTACCGAGTTGTGCTAACAGTTCGTTGATGCGAAATAAATCATTTTCGCGGATGGCTTCCGTTAAATCGGTGATGATCCCCAATACAGAGCCGGGGTAAAATTGCGTGGGATGCGCCGTGAGCACAATACGCACTTTAAATTCTTCTAAATATTTTTGTAGAATTTCTAATTTATTTTCAGAGGTAGCGGTTTCTTTTAAACTTCTCAAGGTTCCAATTCCGTCCATATTGTTTACAATAGGAAACGCAGCATCTTCAATGGCATCAAACAACACCACTTGACGTTCTATGTACTGTATAAAACGAAACAGTAAATTGATTTGACTTTTAGGCGAGCGTCGGGCTTGGTATTTTTTAAAAAATGAGTTTACAATTGTGGTAGGGTCTTCATTATTCGCAAATCCTTTTTGACAGGTCTCAAAAAAAAGTGGCAACAACGCGCCTGTTTTGGTAATGGAATCAAACGGCAAGGTCATAAATATACTGTTGTATATTTGATATTTGGATAATACGTTTTGATTGAACCTGGTAATTTTTGGCTGTGTGGACATTGCTTAAATACATTTAATTGCGCCCAAAATTACTAAAGCACCACCAATAGTCCTCTATCAAACTGTAATTTTTACGAATATTTATATATTGACTGACTTCTCAGGGTGAAATCTTAGCAAACCAGAGAAATCCTTCCATATTTTCTAGACATTTCTACAACGGTATTTAAGAATTTAAAAAAGTTGTTTGCTTTTTGGTATTGATAAATCGTTTGACTTACTGTAAATTTAGGGTTTCTAATTCCTATCTATTTTTTTATGATTGAAATCGAACGTAAATTTTTGGTAAGCTCAGACGCCTATCGTGCACAAGCGACCTCAGTAATCACGATGACCCAAGGGTATCTAAATTCCGATCCCGAACGGTCTGTCAGGATTCGACTCACGGATCAAAGTGGTTTTATTACTGTCAAAGGAAAAAGCAATGAAAGCGGTCTCAGTCGGTTTGAGTGGGAAAAAGAAATTTCTAAAACAGAGGCGGAAGCACTTCTTAAACTTTGTGAAAAAACCATTATTAGCAAAATCCGTTACGAGGTCGCGGTAGGAAATCAACTGTTTGAAGTCGATGAGTTTTTGGGAGACAACAAAGGCTTGGTAATGGCTGAAGTGGAGCTTGGCTCAGAGGATGAAAAATTCTCCAAACCCGATTGGCTCGGGGAAGAAGTGACGGGTGACCTAAAATATTATAATTCCAATCTCAGTAACGCCCCCTTTTGCAATTGGAAATGATTGAATAATTAGCATAAAAGTGGGGGTAAAATTATTATATTCGCAACTTGAAACGACTTTAAAAACGACACAAATGAACACAAACTCAACTGATTTTAAAATCCAAGAAGCACTGGATGCTCTTGGTGTAAAAGACATAAATTTAGGAACGTCCACGGGCGCAAATAGTTTTTCTAACGGGCCTAGTATCGACAGTTTTTCTCCTGTAGATGGTAAAAGAATTGGAAGTGTGGTTTGCACTTCTCAAGAAGATTATGAAGCAGTGATGGCAGCGGCAACGGCTGCATACCCAGAGTGGCGAACCATGCCTGCACCTCAACGTGGCGAAATTGTGCGTCAGTTTGGAAACAAGCTAAGAGATTTAAAAGAACCCCTTGGGAAATTGGTGTCTTATGAAATGGGGAAATCCCTTCAGGAAGGCTATGGAGAGGTTCAAGAAATGATTGATATCTGTGATTTTGCGGTTGGATTGTCTCGACAGTTAAACGGACAGACGATTCCTTCTGAGCGTCCTGGCCACGTGATGCGAGAGCAATGGCATCCGATTGGTGTGGTGGGTATTATCTCTGCGTTTAATTTTCCAGTGGCTGTTTGGGCTTGGAATACGGCTTTGGCTTGGATCTGTGGCGATGTATGTGTGTGGAAAGGTTCTGAAAAAGCGCCTTTATGCTCTATTGCCTGTCAGAATATTATTGCTGAAATTTTAAAAGAAAATAACTTGCCTGAAGGAATTTCTTCAATCATCAATGGCGATTACAAAGTGGGTGAAATGATGACGACGGACACGAGAGTGCCTTTAGTGTCTGCGACCGGTTCTACAAGAATGGGAAGAATTGTTGGTGCCACGGTTGCTCAACGCTTTGGAAAATCGTTGTTGGAATTAGGAGGAAATAATGCGATTATTATCACGCCAACCGCCGATTTAAAAGTGGTGGTGCCTGGTGCTATTTTTGGTGCGGTAGGAACTTGCGGACAACGTTGTACTTCTACACGACGACTCATTATTCACGAGTCTGTATATGATAAAGTAAGGGATGCGATTGTGGGTGCTTATGGGCAGTTAACCATTGGAAATCCTTTGGATGAAAAAAACCATATTGGGCCCTTGATCGATCATGATTCTGTAAATACATATTTAGCGGCTATTGAAAAAGCAAAAGCTGAAGGCGGTACTGTATTGGTTGATGGTGGTGTTTTAGAAGGTGAAGGTTATGAAAGTGGCTGTTATGTGAAGCCAGCGATTATTGAAGCTGAAAACCATTTTGAGATTGTACAGCATGAAACGTTTGCGCCTATCTTATATTTAATGAAATATTCTGGGGCGGTAGAAAATGCCATCCAAAAACAAAACGGTGTTGCGCAAGGCTTGTCTTCTGCGATTATGACCAACGAGCTTAAAGAGGCTGAAAAGTTCTTGTCTTATGCAGGTTCTGACTGTGGAATTGCCAATGTAAATATTGGAACTTCTGGAGCAGAAATTGGCGGTGCTTTTGGTGGTGAAAAAGAAACAGGAGGCGGACGTGAGTCTGGTTCTGATGCATGGAAAGTGTATATGCGACGTCAAACAAATACCATTAATTATTCGGATGAATTGCCTTTGGCACAAGGGATTAAGTTCGATTTGTAACTTCCGATTTACGAATAAACGTTAAACTATTCAATGACAAAAGCCACCAGTTTTCACGGGTGGCTTTTTTGTTTCATTTTTTTTTTGTAGTTTGCAAACGCCATGAATCTGATACAATATCCTACTATTTATCTTGAACAAAAAACGCACAAAAAAGAAAGTCAGCTTTTACTGAAATTTTCTTTTGACAACACGTTAATAGGGCTTATTAAATCTATAAGAGGCACTCATTGGAGTAAAACCATGAATGCTTGGTACCTTAAAAATTCCGAAGAGAATTTATCACTTATTTTAGAATTATTTAAAGGTGTTACTAAGGTAGATACCTCAAAAGTTATCAAAAAAACACACTTCAAAAGAAACTTAACAGAATCACAAAGAAAATTGTTAAATGCTTTTTATTTATTCTTGAAAGGTAAACGGTACAGCAAAAGCACCATACAAACCTATACTTTTTTTATAGCAGACTTTATAAATTTTCATACAAAGACACCCATAGAAGAACTTACAAACAGAGATGTAGAACTATTTATAGAAACCGTTTTTATAGAACGAAAGTATTCTGTTAGTTCGCAAAGACAATTTATAAGTGCCTTAAAGATATTTACTACTTTTTGTCCGCAAACAAAGATTAATGATTTGTCTTTAGAGCGACCAAAAAAATCTAGAATACTTCCTAATATATTGTCTCAAGAAGAGGTGATAAGAATTATACAATACACACAAAACATAAAGCATAGGGCTATTTTAACTTTAATATATTCTTGTGGATTGCGAATAGGAGAGCTTATCAATTTAAAATTAGTTGATTTTCATATTGAAAGAAAGCAACTTATTGTAAAAGAAGGAAAAGGCAGAAAAGACAGGTTTGTAAGTCTAGCAGATAGTTTTCTCCCGTTGTTATCTAACTATTATTCTTCTTATAAACCAACAATCTATTTTGTTGAAGGACAAAATGGAGGTAAGTATAGTGCTGAAAGTATTCGAAGTTTTTTAAGAAAAAGCTGTAAAAAGGCAGGTATAAAAAAGCCTGTAACACCACATACAT from Formosa sp. Hel1_33_131 includes these protein-coding regions:
- a CDS encoding CYTH domain-containing protein, encoding MIEIERKFLVSSDAYRAQATSVITMTQGYLNSDPERSVRIRLTDQSGFITVKGKSNESGLSRFEWEKEISKTEAEALLKLCEKTIISKIRYEVAVGNQLFEVDEFLGDNKGLVMAEVELGSEDEKFSKPDWLGEEVTGDLKYYNSNLSNAPFCNWK
- the xerA gene encoding site-specific tyrosine recombinase/integron integrase → MNLIQYPTIYLEQKTHKKESQLLLKFSFDNTLIGLIKSIRGTHWSKTMNAWYLKNSEENLSLILELFKGVTKVDTSKVIKKTHFKRNLTESQRKLLNAFYLFLKGKRYSKSTIQTYTFFIADFINFHTKTPIEELTNRDVELFIETVFIERKYSVSSQRQFISALKIFTTFCPQTKINDLSLERPKKSRILPNILSQEEVIRIIQYTQNIKHRAILTLIYSCGLRIGELINLKLVDFHIERKQLIVKEGKGRKDRFVSLADSFLPLLSNYYSSYKPTIYFVEGQNGGKYSAESIRSFLRKSCKKAGIKKPVTPHTLRHSYATHLLENGVDLRYIQSLLGHSKPETTMIYTHVQRKDLMEIQNPLDVALQKLNKINNNKQKVVLSRNI
- the amaB gene encoding L-piperidine-6-carboxylate dehydrogenase, which codes for MNTNSTDFKIQEALDALGVKDINLGTSTGANSFSNGPSIDSFSPVDGKRIGSVVCTSQEDYEAVMAAATAAYPEWRTMPAPQRGEIVRQFGNKLRDLKEPLGKLVSYEMGKSLQEGYGEVQEMIDICDFAVGLSRQLNGQTIPSERPGHVMREQWHPIGVVGIISAFNFPVAVWAWNTALAWICGDVCVWKGSEKAPLCSIACQNIIAEILKENNLPEGISSIINGDYKVGEMMTTDTRVPLVSATGSTRMGRIVGATVAQRFGKSLLELGGNNAIIITPTADLKVVVPGAIFGAVGTCGQRCTSTRRLIIHESVYDKVRDAIVGAYGQLTIGNPLDEKNHIGPLIDHDSVNTYLAAIEKAKAEGGTVLVDGGVLEGEGYESGCYVKPAIIEAENHFEIVQHETFAPILYLMKYSGAVENAIQKQNGVAQGLSSAIMTNELKEAEKFLSYAGSDCGIANVNIGTSGAEIGGAFGGEKETGGGRESGSDAWKVYMRRQTNTINYSDELPLAQGIKFDL